Below is a window of Nicotiana tabacum cultivar K326 chromosome 19, ASM71507v2, whole genome shotgun sequence DNA.
gaaaGTCTGGGGTAGGAAGGATCTCGAGAACCTGATATTTCCTTGTCCTGTAATGACCTGTTGTTCCAAGCGTGATCAATTCTTCTATCGGTAACGAACCTCTCCGCCGACCAGAAGCCTCTGTCGCGTCCTTCGGCCCGTTCATAAGGCAAAAACTGGCTCCTCGAAGATAGTCTATCTGTGTCGAAATCGTCTTTTGATATCTCTTTAATCTTCTCTTGACCTTTAACAAATGCCGGAAAACCGAGCTAATCATCCtcaatccttatctttgactcgtaccggttgtgaacaTCTGCCCAAGTTGTCACTTGAAACTCGAGCAAGCTTTCTTTCAATTTCCGGGAAGCATCGgaacttctcggattcaaacCCTTGGTGAATGTTTCAGACGCTCATTCATCCGGAACGGCCGAGAGTAACATCCTTTCCTTCTAGAACCGGGTTACAAGTTCCCGCAGTAACTCGGAGTCTCCTTGTGCAATCCTGAATATATCGACCTTTCGGGCTTGCACCTTTCTAGCCCCAGCATGGGCCTTAATGAAAGAATCCACGAGCATGTCGAAGgagtctatggaatgctcggaCAAAAGCAAATACCATGTCAAGGCTCCCTTCCTGAGgatctctccaaatttcttcagcaaaattGACTCGATCTCGTGGGGAGCTAAATCGTCCCCCTTCACAGccattgtataggtggtgatatgctcctgaggatctgaagtcccatcatattttggcacgtcgggcattttgaaccgcttcgggatcAATTCGGGTGCCGGGATTGGTTTGTACGGCAATTGAGTGTACTTCTTTGAGTCTGGCTCCTTCAGCACTGGTGGTGCGCCCAAAATTTGATCCATGCGGgcgtttacttccctcataaactGTATGAGTTCGCTTTTGAAGGGATCACTTTCGTTGTTGTGACCGGATCCGCTCCCCCTGGCCCCATCAAAGCCGACCTCTCCCGTCTGAGTGTTGTTGTTGACCCTTtgcgttgtttgatttgcgggagcaccaggaggaactggacctcgtcCATTCACGTTATTGGAAGCACCCGATAACGCCTGCTTCAGCCAGGTCATAACCTTATCCTGTCGtttgagatggcctagaatggaCTCATGTTGCTCCTGCAGGACCCTTACCGCTTCGACGATGTGCTcctcttcagcatcatcaggagtcgcTTCTCGAACATGTCGCGGGTACCGCCTGTTGTGGACTGGTGTGGCCTCGTTCCCCTCACTGCGGGTATCACTGATTTGAATCCTCGTGTTGAGGCTAGTTTTCTTGGGCCTCAAGGTTGTGTGTGCGTTAACACcaatatctgccattttctatgattcttttgctaagaacaaataatcaaacacgttagtaaaagagACAAGGACCAACTTAATTACACAATTGTCTAGGCCCCACattgggcgccaaactgtttacccgtaaaatggtacagttgaatttatacgtgatttatagacaagtgaattaatttggtcctgaaataatagatgaattagataaaaatacaatacttagccttgagatggagataaaatagaagaaataataatTCCGGGAGCAGGGTTCCCGGGCACAACAACAATGATATcaaaaaataagaagataaaTTATATTAAGCTTTGAATAGAGTGTAGCGTATATTTGCCGGAAAACTCATGTCTCCTCaacaatgataatagagctcactgTTTATACAtgtacctagggaacaaggtcctaggatcaagtccatctttaatgtcaattatgggGGCCATTAAAAAATGTGTAACGGCAAGTAGTGAATGTCATATTTCTTGTAACGGGCAGTGTacttaatgctgtagaatattcctCATTAAATGCTATCGGGTGGCAGacatttatttcatctttatgagTATCGTTCTCTCCGGTAACAGACAGGATCGTTGCCTTCGATTTCAGCTATCTTCTGTTTTCGGTTCTACGTGTCACTTTCTcatgcgatcatttaatataaacatattttaccctaaGCAGATTTATTAGTGAAGAGTTTTCTTATATTAAAAAAACATGGAAAAGAGCCAGGCAAGGTGAAAACAATTActcaaaagggaaagaaaaaaaaaacgttaAGCAAATGATTTAATATTCCTTCTTATTGGCAATGATTTAAGAGCTATGGGTTTCAGTAAAAATTCTTGATGTGTTTCCAGTTGTCTCCTTAAATAACTCTAATCttacttttaatttttagttGAAATTCTCGATTGCATGAAAAATCACTCAACAGCAACAGGTTCGGCGGAACTAGTCTTTACTCTACAGGTTCGGCGAAatccatttttttatttaaaatttttatttgtcttaaaaaaattattaaatatatatgaaTTAGTAGCGTAGAACCGATTAGGCGTTTGAATTGATTGAAActaaaaaaaagagttttgaacTTGTACTGAAAgatagtttttaaaaattaaaattgtgtttaaatatatattttacttgaaaaaatattaaacttttatgagtaaaagataaattttaaccaaaaaatagcTTTTGAAACTCGAATTTTCTTTTAAACTGATCAAGTTCCATaaagaaataatattttaatttcttttttaaaagtaaagaaaattctatattaGGCAAGTAACttgaaaaaactaaaatttttggATCCGCCTCCAATGGTCGGCGTGTCTATATTTGCATAACGTAAtgggtgtttggacataagaattgtaaatttTCGGAAAAAGTGAAAAacaattcaagtgaaaatggtatttgaaaattagagttagttttggacatgaatataattttggattgtgtttgaatttttgtgagtgatttgagtgaaaattttaaaaaataattttttggagttttttaaatttttgaaaaatttcaaaattaattttcaagtgaaaattggaaattttatgatcaaattgatttcgaaaaaagtgaaaaaatttcgaaaaaaaaaaaaaaatcatggcCAAACGGGCTTAAAAACTAGGGACAAAAGTTAAACATCAATAACATTTATGAACATCAATCCTGACCGTTCAAATGAGAAAGAAAATGGACTGGATTGGATTGGGCcagaatttaaaattttggaCTGTGACATCACACTGTTGCCACCGCTTCACTGATCTTGACCCAAATCGACCGACAAAATTCATATCCTTGAAACCTTAAAGTTCGCCCGCAGtttttgaagaaatataataCTAGTACTTCAATAAATCcattatttaagaaaaataaacgTAAAATATGTTCTTACGTTACTACTATAAATAGACAGTCTCACAAAGATACACTTCCATAAAATAGACTTTTGACACTTGAGCTTTCAATAATATATTCTTTATTCCCCTTCACTTTTTCTCTCTCACAATTTCACACTTCAATGCACTTCTGTCCCTGTTATTCCCTAGAATACACACACACTAGTGGATTCCTTGCTTTAGCTTCAAATTTCTGCTAattaatctttttcttttctttttctctccttttttctccACCTCAATTTCGTTTTAGCCCGATTCAAAGACCTCCCaatttcccattcttcttttgTCTCATGAAACCCTAATTCTTCTAAAATTCACAGATTTTCAAATGCCATATTGTAATTCAGCTTAGAGGTGTTGAATTTAGGTTGTCTGTGGAGCTGGAATTTTGGGGAAACCTGGGAATTTTATAAATTCCTTTAAAAATTGATCCTTTTTGTGTTAAATTTAAAACCTTAATTTCCAAATTTGGTATCTGTCATCAGGATTTGGCTTTGTTTGGAGTTTGAAAGGGTTTGCTTAATTTGTGGTTATAAGTTAAGGGATTTTGtagtttattttaatatatagtGAACTTTGTGAAGGATAAGAAAATGGATAAATACGAGCTTGTGAAAGATATAGGGTCAGGGAATTTTGGTGTGGCAAGGCTTATGAGGCACAAGGAAACCAAAGAGCTTGTGGCAATGAAATACATTGAGAGAGGACATAAGGTTTGCATCATTACTGTCTTTTATcatcaaatcaattatttttttcCCCTAATTATCAGTTAAACATGTAATTAGCAATATCATCCAAGGTTCTATAATGTTGAGATGTCACATTTTGTTATAGATTGATGAGAATGTAGCAAGGGAGATCATTAATCATAAATCACTTCGACATCCAAACATAATTCGATTCAAGGAGGCAAGTTTGTGTGCTTATGTTTTATTATTCTGCAATGCCCTATTGATAATAttggtttgttttgaaaatggCAAGAAAAGCTAAGGAATAGCTGGCCTAATTGTTGTGCATTTGTTTTGTGAGATACAGGTGTTAGTGACTCCCACTCATCTTGCCATTGTTATGGAATATGCAGCTGGTGGAGAACTGTTTGAGCGCATTTGCAATGCAGGAAGGTTTAGTGAAGATGAGGTATATTATAAAATTTTAACTGTGTCAATAATCAGTCTCACATAGACTACCATATAGAAGGATTCTGAAGGATAAAGAAATGGTAATGAAGTCTATGATTTTAAAAGGTCACATTTCTGTGATTTTAAGAGCCTTGGTTCACTATCTTCAATGCTTGTCTCATTTGGTTTCTTGCTGCTGTCACTTCAGGCTAGATACTTTTTCCAGCAGCTTATTTCAGGAGTCCACTACTGTCACAACATGGTAAGAAACTTacaagaatttacaaaacaaaaaaaaagaaaaactttctctATGTGTGAACATATGAACAGAAATTTAGATACATCTTAGGCCTGGACTTATGTgtataagttttattccaaatgCCATCTTTTTATTTAAGGGAGCTTAATCTTCTTCAAACTTCCATTGCCTCTGCAGCAAATATGCCATAGAGATTTGAAGCTGGAGAATACCCTTCTTGATGGAAGTCCAGCTCCACGCTTGAAGATATGTGATTTTGGATACTCAAAGGTTGGTGATGTTCTGGTGTTTGGTGGCTATAGACTTATGTTATCTCCCTTGAAAGTGCTAAGATGCTCATAGTTTTCTTCCCGCAATCGCAGTCGTCGCTGTTGCATTCAAGACCAAAATCAACTGTTGGGACTCCAGCTTATATTGCTCCAGAGGTCCTATCTAGAAGAGAATATGATGGCAAGGTATCTGTGTACTTACTTTTGTGATCTTTTACATTTGGTGGAGAGGCATTACGCAAATGATTTTTGTTTGGCCTCCATCTGTGTGGAGCTGCATTTGCATCCATAGGAGCAATGTGTAATATATGGTCTTTATTTCTCTTCCTCTTATGAGTAATTAAGAAACCACTATAACTGGTTGCTCTGTGACTTGTTGAATTTACAGGTGATGCTCCCAAAAGTTGCGTAAATTACATCTTATTTACACCCTCCACCATTCTTTCCCTAAAGAgtgaagtttttcttttttttttgttactaaTCATTATTCTTAGGCCGTGAAGTTCTGTTTGTGATCATTTCAGCTGGCTGATGTTTGGTCATGCGGGGTGACACTTTATGTGATGCTGGTTGGGGCATACCCTTTTGAAGATCAGGAGGATCCGAAGAATTTTAGGAAAACTATTCAAGTGAGTCTTTTAATTCTTCACATATCCAAAGCACTTATGTGATGTTTAGTCTTTTAATTTGGCTTGATGTTTCTCTTTCCAGCGAATAATGGCGGTACAGTACAAGATTCCCGACTATGTTCACATATCGCAAGATTGTAGGCACCTTCTCTCTCGGATATTTGTTGCCAATCCAGCAAGGGTATGTCTTTGTTGGGTGTGTTCTAGTGGAAGTTTACTTGAATTCTTAGTGGGCTAACAATCTGATACAGATGTTACCTATTTAATGCATCATTTGTTGTCACCAATGGGGTCTATACACTTGGCTTTTGGCGCCCTATTCTTCCTATTTCAGCCGCCATGCCCATTCGATAGATTATCCTCCAATAGGTCATCATGGTTACAATTTTGTAAGATGAAATTACGTATCTCAAATTGCCCATTTATCTAAAAAGATTTCCTGAATCGCCTCACCTGAACCAAATCGCTGAACTTTAATATGATGGGAAATCATTTCATCCTTCCAACACTATTCTTTACTGGAACTGAGCTTCACCCCTAGTCTCAGTACCCTTCCACCGTGGGAGTGAGTCATAGTTGCTCATTTAGATAACGGCAATTAGACAATCTTTTTCGATGGTTCTTGTCAGGGCACCGTGTTGTTTGATACTCCAACTAAGCTTTTGAGTTAATGTCCAAAGGTACCACAATTTAAGCAGTGGTGTTTAGTCTGTCAGATCCCATCATACTTACCTGCTTTATTCTTATAGTTCTGTTTTCCCAAAAAGGATTGATGTTTTCTTCAAATAGTGTGTGTCCAACAAGAAAACAAATGGAAGCTGGGGATAGCCTTTGTTCCCTTAATCCAGATAATTCTACTGTATGAAGGATTCCTTGTAAGTATCTTGGCTTCTCTTTCGAAAGGAGGGAAATACTGTGACATCTCAGTTTAAttgttatttgtatttttctgtaGTGTTTCTATGATTGTATGGCAGAAGTATTTGCGATTTTAGCCTCGAAAAACCTGAATCTACATCTACTTGCTTATCCGTTCAATTTTTCAACATCATAAAGAGTGTAAGGAATGATAAATCAGAAAGTATATGCGCTTACTATGAATTATCACCTTTCATCTTTGTGCGCCCTATTTTCTAACCAAATTgtagaaaaatgaaaatgaaaaattagAACAGATTTGAAGTAGGAGATCATGGCTTGTCTAATGAATAGGTTTGTTTTTGCAGAGGATCACAATCAAAGAAATCAAATCCCATCCATGGTTTTTGAAGAATTTGCCTAGGGAATTAACAGAAGCAGCACAGGCAGCTTATTATCGAAAAGAAAACCCAACATTTTCGCTTCAGAGTGTTGAGGAGATCATGAAAATTGTGGAAGAGGCAAAGACTCCCGCTCCAGCTTCCCGTTCAGTCTCAGGTTTTGGTTggggaggagaagaagaagaagagaaggaaggagatgtagaagaagaggaagagggggaagaagaagaagacgaataTGAAAAGCAAGTGAAGCAGGCACATGAAAGCGGAGAAGTTCGTCTCACCTAAGTGTAAATTATCAGCTTTGCTCGTAGAAAACTTGGACAAACACCTTGgcctattttatcttttttggcTTGTGAAAGACTATAGCTTTTGGCATTTCATGATTGTGTAGAAGTTGTTTCACCTAGGCCTTACATTATGTTCTTTTTGCTTGTGGAAGGTGTGGGGCATTTCATGGTTGTGTAAAATTTGTCTCTTTCTTGCTGtgtggaattcaagaagtctgtaaaaatttctgagttttatgGTAAGGATGCTTGTCAATTATATTACCATGAGACAAAGGAAATGGTGCACTGAAGTTGAAACTCGAATGAGCTTAAGTTGCAGCCTACATTTTGCAGTGAGCCTTAGTTCAATTTACAGGAGATTTTGGTGAGTTTTGTTGTATGCATCTTAGACA
It encodes the following:
- the LOC107817827 gene encoding serine/threonine-protein kinase SAPK7, which codes for MDKYELVKDIGSGNFGVARLMRHKETKELVAMKYIERGHKIDENVAREIINHKSLRHPNIIRFKEVLVTPTHLAIVMEYAAGGELFERICNAGRFSEDEARYFFQQLISGVHYCHNMQICHRDLKLENTLLDGSPAPRLKICDFGYSKSSLLHSRPKSTVGTPAYIAPEVLSRREYDGKLADVWSCGVTLYVMLVGAYPFEDQEDPKNFRKTIQRIMAVQYKIPDYVHISQDCRHLLSRIFVANPARRITIKEIKSHPWFLKNLPRELTEAAQAAYYRKENPTFSLQSVEEIMKIVEEAKTPAPASRSVSGFGWGGEEEEEKEGDVEEEEEGEEEEDEYEKQVKQAHESGEVRLT